In Grus americana isolate bGruAme1 chromosome 19, bGruAme1.mat, whole genome shotgun sequence, the following are encoded in one genomic region:
- the ALDOC gene encoding fructose-bisphosphate aldolase C: protein MTHQYPALTAEQKKELSDIALRIVAPGKGILAADESVGSMAKRLNQIGVENTEENRRLYRQILFSADSRVKKCIGGVIFFHETMYQKADDGTPFVQMIKDKGIVVGIKVDKGVVPLAGTDGETTTQGLDGLSERCAQYKKDGADFAKWRCVLKISDNTPSALAIMENANVLARYASICQQNGIVPIVEPEILPDGDHDLKRCQYVTEKVLAAVYKALSDHHVYLEGTLLKPNMVTPGHSCPTKYSPEEIAMATVTALRRTVPPAVPGVTFLSGGQSEEEASINLNAINTCPLMRPWALTFSYGRALQASALSAWRGQRDNATAATEEFVKRAEVNGLAALGKYEGSGDDSGAAGQSLYVANHAY, encoded by the exons ATGACGCACCAATACCCCGCGCTGACGGCCGAGCAGAAGAAGGAGCTGTCGGACATCGCGCTGCGCATCGTGGCCCCGGGCAAGGGCATTCTGGCCGCCGATGAGTCCGTAG GGAGCATGGCGAAGCGCCTCAACCAGATTGGTGTGGAGAACACGGAGGAGAACCGCCGGCTGTACCGCCAGATCCTCTTCAGCGCCGACAGCCGGGTGAAGAAATGCATTGGGGGCGTCATCTTCTTCCACGAGACCATGTACCAGAAGGCTGACGATGGCACCCCATTCGTCCAGATGATCAAGGACAAGGGCATTGTTGTGGGCATCAAG gtggACAAGGGTGTTGTGCCGCTGGCAGGGACAGATGGCGAGACCACCACGCAGG GTTTGGATGGGCTGTCGGAGCGCTGtgcccagtacaagaaggatgGGGCCGACTTTGCCAAATGGCGCTGCGTGCTGAAAATCAGTGACAACACCCCCTCCGCACTCGCCATCATGGAGAACGCCAACGTCCTGGCCCGCTATGCCAGCATCTGCCAGCAG AACGGCATCGTGCCCATTGTGGAGCCAGAGATCCTGCCCGATGGTGACCACGACCTCAAGCGGTGCCAGTATGTGACGGAGAAG GTGCTGGCAGCTGTCTACAAGGCACTGAGCGACCACCACGTCTACCTGGAAGGGACCCTGCTGAAACCCAACATGGTGACCCCCGGGCACTCCTGCCCCACCAAGTACAGCCCCGAGGAGATCGCCATGGCCACTGTCACCGCCCTGCGCCGCACTGTGCCCCCAGCCGTGCCAG GTGTCACCTTCCTGTCCGGGGGTCAGAGCGAGGAGGAGGCTTCCATCAACCTCAACGCCATCAACACGTGCCCACTGATGCGGCCATGGGCCCTCACTTTCTCCTACGGGCGGGCGCTGCAGGCATCGGCGCTCAGCGCCTGGCGCGGGCAGCGGGACAACGCCACCGCCGCCACCGAGGAGTTCGTCAAGCGCGCAGAG GTGAACGGGCTGGCGGCGCTGGGCAAGTATGAGGGCAGCGGGGACGACTCGGGGGCGGCCGGGCAGTCCCTCTACGTGGCCAACCACGCATACTGA
- the PIGS gene encoding GPI transamidase component PIG-S, with product MAAAAAMVADEAERARGRRAALSFAAIAVVLGLPLWWRTTETYRAALPYADIDGLGQLPLQLAVPVAVVFAPGSVPGDLPRPLPFRDVQEMEISVNLRTSITSRYETVYRSTTAQEEAALNVATAQEADAALCPLQDASLGSLTVYVVPETSSVLPQGVSVYVGKHRSALVRAGGNLATLRTRLRQLTQVMSFAASSIATALSDRVPDSQLGPDARRHLKSSLGYEITFSLLNPDPKSHDVDWDIEDAVNRYVQPVLDKLSLVANFSVDSQILYYAVLGVTPRFDKETSSFILSAHSLPHVINPVEARLGSSAASLYPVLNFLLYVPERSHSPLYIQDKDGAPVSTNAFHSPRWGGIMVYNVEAPGSPQASLPLHVDVDMVRVMEVFLAQLRLLFGLSREELPPDFLLESPGNEGLADWELDRLLWAHTVENIATVSTTLTSLAQLLDKIGNIVIKDDVASEVYQAVASAQSAMAELATGHLHSAFQASKEAVTSSERAFFDPSLLHLLYFPDDQKFAIYIPLFLPMAVPILLSLAKIVREARQRKKEPTKMD from the exons atggcggcagcggcggcgatGGTGGCGGATGAAGCAG AGcgggcgcggggccggcgggccgcCCTGTCTTTCGCGGCCATCGCCGTGGTGCTGGGGTTACCGCTGTGGTGGAGGACGACCGAGACCTACCGCGCTGCCCTGCCCTACGCGGACATCGACGGGCTGGGCCAGCTGCCG TTGCAGCTGGCGGTGCCCGTCGCCGTGGTCTTCGCCCCGGGGTCGGTGCCCGGGGACCTGCCGAGGCCGCTGCCGTTCAGGGACGTGCAGGAGATGGAGATTTCCGTGAACC TGAGAACCAGTATCACATCCCGCTATGAGACAGTCTATCGCAGCACCACGGCTCAGGAGGAGGCAGCGCTGAATGTGGCTACTGCCCAAG AGGCTGACGCTGCTCTGTGCCCACTGCAGGATGCCTCGTTGGGCTCTCTGACTGTGTACGTGGTCCCTGAAACCTCCTCTGTCCTGCCTCAG ggcgTCAGTGTCTACGTGGGGAAGCACCGGAGCGCCTTGGTAAGGGCTGGGGGGAACCTTGCCACCCTCCGCACGCGCCTCCGGCAGCTCACGCAGGTGATGTCCTTCGCGGCCAGCTCCATCGCCACCGCCCTCTCGGACCGCGTGCCTGACAGCCAGCTCGGCCCTGATGCCCGGCGGCACTTGAAATCCAGCTTGG GGTACGAGATCACCTTCAGTCTGCTGAACCCTGACCCCAAGTCCCATGATGTGGACTGGGACATCGAGGATGCTGTGAACCGCTATGTGCAGCCCGTCCTGGACAAACTGAGCTTGGTGGCCAACTTCTCTGTTGACTCGCAG ATCCTGTACTACGCCGTTCTAGGAGTGACACCACGCTTTGACAAGGAGACCTCCAGCTTCATCCTGAGCGCCCACAGTCTCCCGCACGTCATCAACCCCGTGGAGGCCCGGCTGG GTTCCAGCGCTGCCTCACTCTACCCCGTGCTGAACTTCCTGCTGTACGTGCCAGAGCGTTCCCATTCCCCCCTGTACATCCAGGACAAGGACGGGGCCCCAGTGAGCACCAATGCCTTCCACAGCCCCCGCTGGGGCGGCATCATG GTTTACAACGTTGAAGCCCCTGGTTCCCCCCAGGCCTCCCTCCCGCTGCACGTGGATGTGGACATGGTGCGAGTGATGGAGGTTTTCCTGGCCCAGCTCcg GTTACTGTTTGGGTTATCTCGGGAGGAGCTGCCCCCCGATTTCCTGCTGGAGAGCCCAGGGAATGAGGGGCTAGCCGACTGGGAGCTGGACCGCCTGCTGTGGGCCCACACCGTGGAGAACATTGCCACTGTGTCCACCACCTTGACCTCGCTGGCCCAGCTCCTGGACAAGATTGGGAACATTGTCATCAAAGATGATGTTGCCTCTGAG GTGTACCAAGCGGTGGCCTCAGCGCAGAGTGCCATGGCCGAACTGGCCACGGGCCACCTGCACTCAGCTTTCCAGGCCAGCAAGGAGGCAGTCACCTCCTCGGAGCGGGCCTTCTTTGACCCgtctctcctccatctcctctaCTTCCCTGATGACCAGAAATTTGCCATCTACATCCCGCTCTTCCTGCCCATGGCTGTCCCCATTCTCCTCTCCTTGGCCAAGATTGTCCGGGAGGCCAGGCAGCGTAAGAAGGAGCCCACCAAGATGGACTGA